From the Lepus europaeus isolate LE1 chromosome 12, mLepTim1.pri, whole genome shotgun sequence genome, one window contains:
- the FAM163B gene encoding protein FAM163B: MTAGTVVITGGILATVILLCIIAVLCYCRLQYYCCKKEDSEEDEEEPDFAVHAHLPPLHSNRNLVLTNGPGLYPAASTSFSQRSPQARALCRSCSHYEPPTFFLQEPEDEGVRNGGERVAYASFSQEDLEPSPGGGFGGLQALNPSRLSAMREAFARSRSVSTDV, from the exons ATGACAGCCGGGACCGTGGTCATCACCGGGGGCATCTTGGCGACGGTGATCCTGCTCTGCATTATTGCCGTCCTGTGCTACTGTCGGCTCCAG TACTACTGCTGTAAGAAGGAGGACTccgaggaggacgaggaggagccGGACTTCGCCGTGCACGCGCACCTGCCCCCGCTGCACTCCAACCGCAACCTGGTGCTGACCAACGGGCCGGGGCTCTACCCGGCCGCCTCCACCTCCTTCAGCCAGAGGTCCCCGCAGGCCCGCGCCCTGTGCCGCAGCTGCTCCCACTACGAGCCGCCCACCTTCTTCCTGCAGGAACCCGAGGACGAGGGCGTGCGCAACGGCGGCGAGCGCGTGGCCTACGCCAGCTTCAGCCAGGAGGACCTGGAGCCGTCCCCCGGCGGGGGCTTCGGGGGGCTGCAGGCGCTCAACCCCAGCCGTCTCTCGGCCATGCGGGAGGCCTTCGCCCGCAGCCGCAGCGTCAGCACGGACGTGTGA